A stretch of the Campylobacter concisus genome encodes the following:
- a CDS encoding sulfate ABC transporter ATP-binding protein, protein MLAGELLKSHFAKFDLVAVLSKFLEQSHFDKEKFDLLKQNNFKILDKNIKQEIVGTAGFKEFFDEKFQSFLCELMQSKVLIVSGKEYKFSELEIYTCFDANTYKRQCEAGEIYFHNFGFDISFKSEPSLYGGILVRSLKPLSGQNFIFGPRKCALHILNSKMSNLNFDLKEADLRKDKITFASRIRSFGDENQQKNDCLRAFTAEFEKALEFDENYKKRLNAYKKG, encoded by the coding sequence ATGCTAGCTGGCGAGCTACTTAAAAGCCATTTTGCTAAATTTGATCTGGTGGCGGTGCTTAGTAAATTTTTAGAGCAAAGTCATTTTGATAAAGAAAAATTTGATCTGCTCAAACAAAATAACTTTAAAATTTTAGATAAAAATATAAAGCAAGAGATAGTTGGGACTGCTGGTTTTAAAGAGTTTTTTGACGAGAAATTTCAGAGCTTTTTATGCGAGCTTATGCAAAGTAAAGTTTTAATTGTTTCTGGCAAAGAGTATAAATTTAGCGAGCTTGAAATTTATACTTGTTTTGACGCAAATACCTACAAAAGGCAGTGCGAGGCAGGAGAGATTTACTTTCACAACTTTGGTTTTGACATATCTTTTAAAAGCGAGCCATCGCTTTATGGTGGCATTTTAGTAAGAAGCCTAAAGCCCTTAAGCGGACAAAATTTTATCTTTGGGCCAAGAAAATGTGCCTTGCATATCTTAAATAGCAAAATGAGCAATTTAAACTTTGATCTAAAAGAGGCTGATCTTAGAAAAGATAAGATTACTTTTGCGTCACGTATTAGATCATTTGGCGATGAAAACCAGCAAAAAAATGATTGTCTTAGAGCATTTACTGCTGAGTTTGAAAAAGCATTAGAGTTTGATGAAAATTATAAAAAGAGATTAAATGCCTATAAAAAGGGGTGA
- a CDS encoding TPM domain-containing protein — MIKKIFALLFFTFCFCFAINFNEQINDEAQIFSKNEKAELLSLVQNYEQNSMTQIAIVTLKSLENKSIEEISLEIARGYKLGQKQSSNGVLLIIAPNERKVRIEVGYGLEGVLTDAISSQIINDVIIPKFKQGDMGGGVIDGIRAIIKVASGEEFESESDEEEIPFGIVAFFAGMISCFISGFLGKFFMRIGFSACFAGLTSTVFEQFFGVQNYFIVFAIVFVIFFIILKNAFKKNTQSKNTYSGFRRDRSDSNSSGSGHSSSSRGGGFSGGGGGFGGGGASGSW, encoded by the coding sequence ATGATAAAGAAAATTTTTGCTCTTTTATTTTTTACATTTTGCTTTTGTTTTGCCATAAATTTTAACGAGCAGATAAATGATGAGGCTCAAATTTTCTCTAAAAATGAGAAAGCTGAGCTTTTAAGTTTGGTGCAAAATTACGAGCAAAATAGTATGACGCAAATTGCTATCGTGACGCTTAAATCACTAGAAAATAAAAGCATAGAAGAGATCTCTCTTGAGATAGCTAGAGGCTACAAGCTGGGACAAAAACAAAGCAGTAATGGAGTGCTTTTAATAATCGCTCCAAACGAGAGAAAAGTACGTATAGAAGTTGGTTATGGGCTTGAAGGCGTACTAACTGACGCTATATCAAGCCAGATCATAAATGATGTGATAATACCTAAATTTAAGCAAGGCGATATGGGCGGTGGCGTGATAGATGGCATAAGAGCTATCATAAAAGTAGCTAGTGGCGAAGAATTTGAAAGCGAGAGCGATGAAGAAGAGATACCATTTGGAATAGTTGCCTTTTTCGCTGGCATGATCTCGTGTTTTATCTCTGGCTTTTTAGGTAAATTTTTTATGCGAATTGGCTTTAGTGCGTGTTTTGCAGGGCTTACATCTACGGTATTTGAGCAATTTTTTGGCGTGCAAAATTACTTCATTGTCTTTGCTATTGTGTTTGTAATATTTTTTATTATTTTAAAAAATGCCTTTAAAAAAAATACTCAAAGCAAAAATACATATAGTGGCTTCAGACGAGATAGATCAGACTCAAATAGCAGTGGCAGCGGCCATTCAAGCAGTTCAAGAGGTGGTGGTTTTAGTGGCGGCGGAGGCGGTTTTGGCGGAGGTGGGGCAAGTGGCAGCTGGTAA
- a CDS encoding LemA family protein translates to MKNLIAVIIVIAALAFGAFKYINSFVALDENVNAKWSQVLNQYKRRAELVPNLVETVKGYAAHEQKIFEDVANARSKSMQVSVDASGLSDEAKMKEFMTAQSSFGLALGRLMAVSENYPELKANQNFLSLQSQLEGTQNRISVAMHDYIEAVKEYNVALRSFPNKFIASAFYPELKPKQNLEISNDEKINPKVSFEK, encoded by the coding sequence ATGAAAAATTTAATAGCCGTTATTATAGTTATTGCTGCACTTGCTTTTGGTGCTTTTAAGTATATAAATTCATTTGTTGCGCTTGATGAAAATGTAAATGCAAAGTGGTCACAGGTGTTAAATCAATATAAAAGAAGAGCTGAGCTTGTGCCAAATTTGGTTGAAACTGTAAAAGGCTACGCAGCCCATGAACAAAAAATTTTTGAAGATGTGGCAAATGCTAGAAGCAAGAGCATGCAAGTAAGCGTTGATGCAAGTGGTCTTAGCGATGAAGCTAAGATGAAAGAATTTATGACAGCACAAAGCTCATTTGGCTTGGCACTTGGCAGGCTTATGGCAGTTAGTGAGAACTATCCAGAGCTAAAAGCAAATCAAAATTTCTTATCTCTTCAGAGTCAGCTTGAAGGTACGCAAAACCGCATAAGCGTAGCAATGCATGATTATATTGAAGCTGTAAAAGAGTATAACGTAGCCCTTAGAAGCTTTCCAAATAAATTTATAGCAAGTGCTTTTTATCCTGAGCTAAAGCCAAAACAAAATCTTGAAATAAGCAACGATGAGAAGATAAATCCAAAAGTTTCATTTGAGAAATGA
- the fabG gene encoding 3-oxoacyl-ACP reductase FabG: MSKRVLITGSSRGIGASIAKRLANEYEVVLHARSKSDELLKIASELGAKFLTFDVADTAAAKETIEADMEANGVYYGVVLNAGITRDNTFVGLSDEEWFDVIDVNLNGFYNVLRPALMPMIRARKPARIVTLSSVSGVIGNRGQVNYSASKAGIIGASKALAVELASRGITVNCVAPGLIKTDMSEEILNSDFLYEVLKAIPAKRAGEADEVAGLVKFLLSSDASYITRQVIGVNGGLC; encoded by the coding sequence GTGAGTAAGAGAGTATTAATAACTGGATCAAGTAGAGGCATAGGAGCTAGCATCGCTAAACGCTTAGCTAACGAGTACGAAGTGGTGCTTCACGCAAGAAGTAAGAGCGATGAGCTTTTAAAGATAGCTAGTGAGCTTGGAGCTAAATTTTTGACATTTGACGTGGCTGATACCGCTGCAGCTAAAGAGACCATAGAGGCTGACATGGAGGCAAATGGCGTCTACTACGGCGTTGTGCTAAACGCTGGCATAACAAGAGATAACACCTTTGTGGGGCTGAGCGATGAAGAGTGGTTTGACGTGATAGATGTAAATTTAAATGGTTTTTACAACGTCCTAAGACCAGCGCTAATGCCCATGATAAGGGCTAGAAAGCCAGCTCGCATCGTTACTTTAAGCTCAGTTTCTGGGGTTATTGGTAACAGAGGTCAGGTGAACTACTCAGCTAGCAAGGCAGGCATCATAGGAGCTAGCAAAGCCCTTGCAGTTGAGCTTGCAAGCAGAGGCATAACAGTAAACTGCGTAGCACCAGGGCTTATAAAGACAGATATGAGCGAGGAAATTTTAAATAGCGACTTTTTATATGAGGTGCTAAAGGCCATACCTGCAAAAAGAGCTGGAGAAGCAGATGAGGTGGCAGGGCTGGTTAAATTTCTACTAAGCAGTGATGCTAGCTACATCACAAGGCAGGTTATCGGCGTAAATGGAGGACTTTGCTAA
- a CDS encoding beta-ketoacyl synthase N-terminal-like domain-containing protein: MLIYVSKPAIISAAGSSSDENLRSLLSGKRFLGLSSEFHLENKFLVAKFDKALPEFAKNTKEHFKTRTNALLLNTLLELDDEIKRAIKKFGKSRVGVILGTTTSGIEENFWTFKEYIKTEIFDKSKFGIDRNCLANVTEFVSEFYGLEGPSFCVSTACTSGVKAIIEAQRLIKSDICDAVICGGVDSLNTLTINGFNSLSILSQKPSEPFSKNREGINIGEGAGLFLLSRDEISNVVVAGSASNCDAFHMTQPDFNAKMAISCIEEALKKACMDGVDYVNLHGTGTQANDKMEAKAVNLTLGFAYASSLKPQIGHTLGAAGAIESAICAILCMQENSTLPPHVYDEEYDESLEAINLVKSGTKFDVKTAMSLSFAFGGDNAAIIFKRVR; this comes from the coding sequence GTGTTGATCTACGTTAGCAAGCCAGCCATTATCAGTGCCGCTGGGAGCAGCAGTGATGAGAATTTAAGATCGCTTTTAAGTGGAAAGAGATTTCTAGGCCTTAGCAGTGAGTTTCATCTTGAGAATAAATTTTTAGTTGCGAAATTTGATAAGGCGCTGCCAGAGTTTGCCAAGAATACAAAAGAACACTTTAAAACAAGAACTAATGCTTTGCTTTTAAATACGCTCCTTGAGCTTGACGATGAGATCAAGAGGGCTATCAAAAAATTTGGCAAAAGCCGTGTAGGTGTTATTTTAGGCACTACAACGAGTGGAATTGAAGAAAATTTTTGGACCTTTAAAGAGTATATAAAAACTGAAATTTTTGATAAAAGCAAGTTTGGCATAGACAGAAATTGTCTTGCAAATGTGACCGAATTTGTGAGCGAATTTTATGGATTAGAAGGTCCAAGTTTTTGCGTTTCAACTGCCTGTACTTCTGGTGTTAAGGCGATTATTGAGGCACAAAGACTAATAAAAAGCGATATTTGCGATGCGGTTATATGCGGTGGCGTCGATAGTTTAAACACATTAACCATAAATGGCTTTAACTCACTTAGCATTTTAAGTCAAAAACCAAGCGAACCCTTTTCTAAAAATAGAGAGGGCATAAACATAGGCGAGGGAGCTGGACTGTTTTTGCTGAGCCGTGATGAAATTTCAAACGTCGTTGTCGCTGGCTCGGCCTCAAACTGCGACGCTTTTCATATGACTCAGCCTGATTTTAATGCCAAAATGGCAATTTCTTGTATAGAAGAAGCTTTAAAAAAAGCTTGCATGGACGGCGTGGACTATGTAAATTTGCATGGCACTGGCACGCAAGCAAATGACAAAATGGAGGCAAAAGCTGTAAATTTAACGCTTGGCTTTGCATATGCTAGCTCGTTAAAACCGCAGATTGGACACACACTTGGAGCTGCTGGAGCCATCGAGAGCGCCATTTGCGCTATACTTTGTATGCAAGAAAATAGCACCTTGCCGCCACACGTTTATGACGAAGAGTATGATGAGAGCTTGGAAGCTATAAATTTAGTAAAAAGTGGCACGAAATTTGACGTAAAAACAGCGATGTCGCTATCTTTTGCATTTGGTGGAGATAACGCCGCGATAATATTTAAAAGAGTGAGATGA
- a CDS encoding retention module-containing protein — MAKEAGVVKFISGKAVAIDQNGNERELKVGDILYMGESIKTSDAADKITIVSNNGKEITIVGNETLALNQSTIGAEGLADVSDLQNAILNGGDLTKLEETAAGGNTAAGGGDGVSLGDAKFAEGGHYSNINATYRSLSDTNRAFASYDSPISGYNGGDDTIIPSDPLVTFISDLNNDGTLSRVEHARDTNLNTSKVLITIPNDGTVRAGDILNITITKPDGNTENKTIPITPTIISNGYQFDAPIQTGKISKVDATITNFQGNVSGRSEDSVTSSGFSAPEVKFTEDNGPDNNLLTYTENAKDGKLNETPVLITVKDVIVGDVLHVTLTKPDGTTEVRNVPIDQNIIDNGYKIDNMQVEHGKPSKVEAYVADSTNTMRSATASDSTTLDVKPTLKFTEDTDDNIYLYDNENKQDNDFRSTTVEITLPKDVVIGDKIVITYTDPLTKQNTTKEISLTQEMIDNQKVNTSLPIFPDVRTSASVHVVDKNNVRKSEESDQDSVMPIGRNLEMTLPEEKTLHEISRQESTDDNKVNKTTARITLPNKIDNGDKLTLTITGPDPDDPVNNPSKTYTREFTIHMDSKGVVTSVTENGTSNVLTPIKASDNQYIINVSGIQLKHGEDTTIKAKVTNLNPNRHTSINEPEVSASLEYVKKPEVIFEEAKGAKSMTREQAMSDHDLNNTTVTIKLPKNAVSGDKLTVTIKDPNEATAREIKYTIGKDNNGKFFVKDSDGNKVDTETDGRSFKISGIKTATGLETKVTAEIKDKDGIQHAEDTSTVTISNINDMAVYFKEDADRNVSLTRAESKDADGDLHKTTVVVKVPNNVIAGDVVTVKIDNGTSPKTYKVTGRDPSGKIMLEDTSTHTSITASDKNEIEIPGVEIIAGKTINVTTETTDASGGKKAEAQNHNTLEKLHEDMEITFEKDTNNDGILGSTEATGATTIATIKLPSNFVLGDKLIVESHNEDTPNNKTTKTYEIVKDNNGKLIAKNGSEELDITDDADSNKVVKYTLGLTEDHKTIINAKVTDNTGADKVETNSDITLDAQGSGSGTGFRLFIDEDKDRNGVLSRDEAMKDGNLNTTSAILQIPTTVNSGDVIKVKINGGAEKTYTVASNDGTNVTIKDAGGSIVALEPGNKLKIANVHIDKDNPAVVEATINGVTKIAKATLESVDTKNLKIEFVEDNASRDNVIDRDEAILDNDIKKTIISVQVPHNVTNGDKVAVTIKEPQTNGTTGSRTITYTVSKTANGKISLTDDSDTTHTPHELENNTIKIPGVAMLPDRETSAVATITNGAETTTSSEAKAKLAPLSEAGLSVSIVADKNDNGIISRDESGSKISKVYVSIPGSVVAGDKIDVKITNPDGSTATNHYEVIGKDVNGKTTLKNIADPMHPITLGRDNPLELDATIAVDKETKAEVTLTDTFGESKTVSDTAHAEIDAIRGIMFNKDIKTSESGERSTSVKVYLNEDARNGDTVEFKYTDPDNHALTKTATYTLSAADIAKGTFDQELDINARSAYDLNVKASLKTSDGLESKSYEPYKPLHIGVENYTVKFDASKDMKGGEGHDTLVFDKQIVDLRGITNLDSKVESFENLELKGETKIKFNAQNILDITDNPDTVLKIKGGDVDANGNKITKVDLVHKWTEDHSYDTAGFKGYSSIYQINGKTIHIQIDDKIHTDL; from the coding sequence GATACTATAATCCCAAGCGATCCTCTTGTAACTTTTATAAGCGATCTTAATAATGATGGTACTTTAAGCAGGGTTGAGCATGCACGTGATACAAATTTAAATACGTCAAAAGTTCTTATTACAATTCCAAATGATGGCACAGTAAGGGCCGGAGATATACTAAATATCACTATAACTAAGCCAGATGGTAATACTGAAAATAAAACAATTCCTATCACTCCAACTATTATAAGTAATGGTTATCAGTTTGATGCGCCAATACAGACTGGCAAAATTTCAAAAGTTGATGCAACTATTACAAATTTTCAAGGAAATGTTAGTGGTAGAAGTGAAGATAGCGTAACTTCAAGTGGCTTTAGTGCTCCAGAGGTTAAATTTACAGAGGATAATGGTCCTGATAATAATCTATTAACATATACTGAAAATGCTAAAGATGGCAAATTAAATGAAACTCCAGTGCTTATAACTGTAAAAGATGTGATTGTTGGAGATGTGCTTCACGTGACTTTGACAAAGCCTGATGGTACAACTGAGGTTAGAAATGTACCTATTGATCAAAACATAATAGATAATGGATATAAGATAGATAATATGCAAGTCGAGCACGGGAAGCCTTCAAAAGTAGAAGCTTATGTAGCAGATAGTACAAACACGATGAGAAGTGCAACTGCAAGTGACTCTACTACTCTTGATGTAAAGCCGACTTTGAAATTTACTGAAGATACAGATGATAATATCTATCTATATGATAATGAAAATAAGCAAGATAACGACTTTAGAAGCACGACAGTAGAGATAACTTTACCAAAAGATGTAGTTATTGGCGATAAGATCGTTATAACTTATACCGACCCGCTAACTAAGCAAAATACAACAAAAGAAATTTCTCTTACACAAGAGATGATTGATAATCAAAAAGTAAATACATCTCTTCCGATATTTCCAGATGTAAGAACATCAGCTAGTGTTCATGTGGTAGATAAAAACAATGTTCGAAAAAGCGAAGAGTCAGATCAAGATAGTGTAATGCCTATTGGTAGAAATTTAGAAATGACATTACCAGAAGAAAAGACTCTTCATGAAATTTCAAGACAAGAAAGTACTGATGACAATAAAGTAAATAAAACCACAGCAAGGATTACTCTGCCAAATAAAATTGATAATGGCGATAAGCTTACGCTAACTATTACTGGACCTGATCCTGATGATCCTGTAAATAATCCTTCTAAAACTTATACAAGAGAATTTACTATACATATGGATAGTAAAGGTGTCGTAACTAGTGTAACAGAAAATGGAACTTCCAATGTTTTAACGCCTATAAAAGCAAGTGATAATCAATATATCATCAATGTTTCTGGTATCCAACTAAAGCATGGAGAAGATACGACTATTAAGGCCAAAGTTACAAATTTAAATCCAAATAGACATACATCTATAAATGAGCCAGAAGTATCGGCTAGTTTAGAGTATGTAAAAAAACCTGAAGTTATCTTTGAAGAAGCTAAAGGTGCCAAGAGTATGACTAGAGAGCAAGCTATGAGTGATCATGATCTTAATAACACAACAGTCACTATAAAGCTTCCTAAAAATGCAGTAAGCGGAGATAAACTAACTGTAACTATAAAAGATCCAAATGAAGCTACTGCTAGAGAAATAAAATATACTATTGGAAAAGATAATAATGGTAAGTTCTTTGTAAAAGATAGCGATGGTAATAAAGTAGATACAGAAACAGATGGTAGAAGCTTTAAAATTTCTGGCATTAAAACAGCGACTGGTCTAGAAACTAAAGTAACAGCTGAGATAAAAGATAAAGATGGTATTCAGCATGCAGAAGATACAAGCACGGTTACTATCTCAAATATAAACGATATGGCGGTATATTTCAAAGAGGACGCTGACCGTAACGTATCTTTAACGAGAGCAGAGAGCAAGGACGCGGATGGCGACCTACATAAAACGACAGTAGTAGTAAAAGTGCCAAATAACGTTATAGCTGGTGATGTGGTAACTGTAAAAATAGATAATGGCACTTCACCTAAAACTTATAAGGTTACAGGTAGAGATCCAAGCGGTAAAATCATGCTAGAAGATACTTCTACCCATACTTCTATAACTGCAAGTGATAAAAATGAGATAGAAATTCCTGGCGTAGAGATCATTGCTGGCAAGACCATCAATGTAACTACTGAGACCACCGATGCAAGTGGCGGCAAGAAGGCCGAAGCTCAAAATCATAATACTCTTGAAAAGCTTCATGAAGACATGGAGATAACTTTTGAAAAAGATACCAATAATGATGGTATTTTGGGCAGCACAGAGGCAACTGGAGCGACTACTATAGCAACTATCAAGCTTCCTTCAAATTTTGTTTTAGGTGATAAATTAATAGTAGAGTCACACAACGAAGACACGCCAAACAATAAAACGACCAAGACATATGAGATAGTAAAAGACAATAACGGCAAATTGATAGCCAAAAATGGCAGTGAAGAGCTTGATATTACCGATGATGCTGATAGCAATAAGGTGGTCAAATATACACTTGGCTTAACAGAAGATCATAAGACTATCATTAATGCCAAGGTTACTGATAATACTGGTGCTGATAAGGTTGAGACAAATAGTGATATTACGCTTGATGCTCAAGGTAGCGGTTCTGGAACAGGCTTTAGGCTATTTATTGATGAGGATAAAGATAGAAACGGAGTTCTAAGTAGAGATGAAGCCATGAAGGATGGAAATTTAAATACCACTTCGGCAATACTTCAAATCCCAACCACTGTAAATAGTGGTGATGTTATAAAAGTTAAGATAAATGGTGGGGCAGAGAAAACTTATACCGTTGCTTCAAATGATGGTACAAACGTTACTATAAAAGATGCAGGTGGCAGCATTGTCGCACTTGAGCCAGGAAATAAACTAAAAATTGCTAATGTTCATATTGATAAAGATAATCCAGCAGTGGTTGAAGCTACTATAAATGGAGTAACAAAAATAGCTAAAGCTACATTAGAATCAGTAGATACTAAAAATTTAAAGATTGAATTTGTTGAAGATAATGCAAGTAGAGACAATGTAATAGATAGAGATGAAGCTATTTTGGACAATGATATAAAAAAGACAATTATAAGCGTTCAGGTGCCGCATAATGTCACAAATGGCGATAAGGTAGCAGTAACAATAAAAGAGCCTCAAACTAATGGTACAACAGGATCTAGAACTATAACTTATACTGTTTCAAAAACTGCTAATGGTAAAATTTCATTAACAGATGATAGTGATACTACTCATACTCCACATGAACTAGAAAATAACACTATAAAAATTCCTGGCGTTGCTATGCTTCCAGATCGCGAAACTAGTGCAGTAGCTACTATAACAAATGGCGCTGAGACTACAACTAGTAGTGAAGCAAAAGCTAAACTTGCACCTTTAAGTGAAGCGGGTTTAAGTGTAAGCATAGTTGCTGACAAAAATGACAATGGCATTATCTCAAGAGATGAGTCAGGTAGTAAAATTTCAAAGGTTTATGTTTCTATCCCAGGAAGTGTTGTAGCTGGTGATAAGATAGATGTCAAGATAACGAATCCTGATGGATCTACTGCGACTAATCATTACGAAGTTATAGGAAAAGACGTTAATGGTAAAACTACTTTAAAAAATATAGCAGATCCTATGCATCCGATTACACTAGGTAGGGATAATCCACTTGAACTTGATGCTACTATCGCAGTTGATAAAGAAACAAAAGCTGAAGTTACTCTAACTGACACATTTGGTGAGAGCAAAACAGTAAGCGATACGGCACATGCTGAGATCGATGCTATAAGAGGCATCATGTTTAATAAAGATATAAAAACCTCAGAAAGTGGTGAAAGATCTACTTCGGTTAAAGTTTATCTTAATGAAGATGCCAGAAATGGAGATACGGTAGAGTTTAAATACACTGATCCAGACAACCATGCATTAACTAAGACCGCAACATATACTCTATCAGCTGCAGATATAGCAAAAGGCACATTTGACCAAGAGCTTGATATCAATGCAAGATCAGCCTATGATTTAAATGTTAAAGCCTCACTTAAAACTTCAGATGGCTTAGAGTCTAAATCTTATGAGCCTTATAAACCACTTCATATAGGCGTTGAAAACTATACGGTTAAATTTGACGCAAGTAAAGATATGAAAGGTGGCGAAGGTCATGATACTTTAGTGTTTGATAAGCAAATAGTTGATCTTAGAGGCATTACTAATCTTGATTCAAAAGTGGAAAGCTTTGAAAACCTTGAGCTTAAAGGAGAAACAAAGATCAAATTTAATGCACAAAACATCCTTGATATCACTGATAATCCTGATACGGTGCTTAAGATAAAAGGTGGTGATGTTGATGCTAATGGCAATAAAATCACAAAAGTTGATCTAGTTCATAAATGGACCGAAGATCATTCTTATGATACTGCTGGATTTAAAGGCTACTCAAGCATATATCAAATAAATGGCAAAACTATCCATATCCAAATAGACGACAAAATCCATACTGATCTTTAA
- a CDS encoding thioester dehydrase: MMISDYLPHSSAITLIDEILEFTPCESIKVRSVINEQTPFLEDGKFYMQKAIEMMAQSLGIYDSKMRELKGEKAIFGFLLGSRKFEIFRPYFKVGDEIVIISKCSIQDESGFGVYDSELFVNGELGARAVLNVMSPDEEFVKKALSE, translated from the coding sequence ATGATGATAAGTGATTATTTACCGCACAGTAGCGCCATAACCCTGATCGATGAAATTTTAGAATTTACCCCTTGTGAGAGCATAAAAGTAAGAAGTGTGATAAATGAGCAAACTCCATTTTTGGAAGATGGAAAATTTTACATGCAAAAGGCGATTGAAATGATGGCTCAAAGCCTTGGTATTTATGACTCAAAGATGCGTGAGCTAAAAGGCGAGAAGGCGATATTTGGCTTTTTGCTTGGCAGTAGAAAATTTGAAATTTTTAGGCCGTATTTTAAAGTGGGCGATGAGATAGTGATCATCTCAAAGTGCTCGATCCAAGATGAGAGTGGATTTGGCGTTTATGACAGTGAGCTTTTTGTAAACGGCGAGCTTGGCGCAAGGGCGGTTTTAAACGTGATGAGCCCTGATGAAGAATTTGTAAAAAAGGCACTTAGTGAGTAA
- a CDS encoding 4'-phosphopantetheinyl transferase family protein — protein MPIKRGEIYLLISFCGEKFSSKMLDKKDRRRVKKYPNLIKQNLFKISRYLKFKAKMRGKICLSHKENIAVLAISKEKIGVDVEELKQRNFNSVASFCFTKDESKILANAKDKMQKFYEIYTAKEAILKLKNLSFSDLGTTSYDEMAKKYLIINNSFIICLAFKQCKDIIIKLL, from the coding sequence ATGCCTATAAAAAGGGGTGAAATTTATCTTCTTATCAGCTTTTGCGGTGAGAAATTTAGCTCAAAAATGCTAGATAAAAAAGATCGCAGAAGAGTAAAAAAATATCCAAATTTAATAAAACAAAACTTATTTAAAATATCTCGCTACTTAAAATTTAAAGCAAAGATGCGAGGTAAAATCTGTCTTTCTCATAAAGAAAATATCGCAGTTTTAGCCATTTCAAAAGAAAAGATCGGAGTCGATGTAGAAGAGCTAAAGCAGAGAAATTTTAACTCAGTAGCTAGCTTTTGCTTTACAAAAGATGAGAGCAAAATTTTAGCAAATGCAAAAGACAAAATGCAAAAATTTTATGAAATTTATACTGCAAAAGAGGCAATTTTAAAGCTTAAAAATTTATCGTTTAGCGATCTTGGTACTACCAGCTACGATGAAATGGCAAAAAAATACTTAATTATTAATAATTCATTTATTATTTGCCTTGCATTTAAGCAATGCAAAGATATAATTATTAAACTTTTGTAA